Genomic DNA from Taurinivorans muris:
CCGGAACGGCACGTATTTTATCAAGATAAATTTGCGCGCCTCTGAACCCTTCGCGGCGGTGAATGATATATATTTTATTCACAATACGGGAAAGATACAGCGCTTCTTCGAGGGCGGAATTGCCCCCACCCACAATTGCGACATCCAATCCGCGGTAAAAGTTGCCATCGCATAAGGCGCAGTAAGACACGCCCTTTCCTTTATACGTTTCTTCTTCGGGCACGCCGAGGGGACGGCTGCTCGCACCTGTTGCGATGATGACTGCGCGGGTTTTTACCTGATCTCCGTTTTGCATGTGCAAAACATGCATCGCCCCGTTTTCTTCAATCGTTTCAATTTTCAACACTTCGCCGCGAATGTGCTCGACATCGTACTCATTGACATGAGCGGTGAAAAGGTCAGCCAATTCCCAGCCCTTCACGCCTTTGGGAAAACCCAGATAATTCTCAATTTCCGATGTGCTGAGAACTTGTCCGCCCGAACTGTTTTTTTCAATAAGGGCGGTTCGCAATCCTGCACGGACCAAGTAAAGGCTGGCATTCAAACCGGCCGGACCTGAACCGATAACAACAGCATCAAATGTTAACATATCACAATGCCTTATTAATCAATTCAACGATATTGTCTTTTGCGACGGCACCGGTCACCTGATCAACAACTTCACCGTCTTTGAACATGATTAAGGTCGGAATAGCGCGAATGCCAAAACGGCTCGGTGCGGATTGATTTTCATCAACATTGACTTTGCAGACAAGAACTTTGCCGTCAAATTCTTTGGAAATTTCTTCAACAATAGGGCTAACAGCACGACATGGACCGCACCAAGGCGCCCAAAAATCCACTAAAACAGGAAGTTCGTTTTTCAAAACAGTTGCATCAAAATTTGCATCGCTTACTTCAATAGCCATATTTTTCTCCTTTCATGCTCTTAAGCTTAAATTTTAACTGTATAATCTTTTATTTAAGATTAAAATGCCATTCTGTCAACGTTATAATTAATTCCAAACCCGTCAGCATTTCTTGTAATCACAAGGAATAATTCTCCCTCTCGGTACGGCGGTCAGCGTATCGTCATGGCATAAACCCGATTTTGCGAGCAATAACCCGGTGTATGCGACCATTATTCCGTTATCGGAACAAAATTTATTTTGAGGGATGTATAAAGGCAAACGCATTTCACGGGCAAATTCCGCAAACCTCCTGCGGACAAAACTGTTTGCGGCAACTCCGCCTGCAACGATAATACAGGCTGCCGGAAATTCTTTAATAGCCCGTCTCGCTTTTATGACAAGCGTATCGGCTACCGCATACAAATAGGAAGCAGCCCCGTTTTTGGTTTCCGAAGGGGCATTTTCAAAAAATTCTTCCGCATATTCTTTCCCTAAAGGCGGAAGATGCAATCCGGCGTTTTTATGCTGTTCAAGCCATAAGGCGGCAGCGGTTTTCATGCCGCTGAAGCTGAAATCATAGGTTTCATTTTTAATATAAGGACGCGGAAAAAGATGTTTATCAACGTCGCCAAGCTGTCCCAATTTATCAAGATACATGCCGCCGGGATACGGCAAACCAAGCATTTTCCCGAACTTGTCGCACGCTTCCCCTGCCGCGTCATCAAGGGTTTTTCCAAGCACATGCATGTCAACCGGGCTGTCCATCCGTATCAAGTGCGTATGCCCCCCGGATACGAGAACACCGAGAGCGGGGAATGGTATTTCGTTCTCCAACCCTGCCGCCAATAAATGGGCATGCAGATGATTGATGCCGATAAGAGGAATGTCAGCCGCCAAAGAAAGGGTTTTAGCAAAAGAAACCCCGACAAGCAGACTGCCCAAAAGCCCGGGACCGCGCGTCACGGCAATCCTGTCGATATGCTGCAGGCTTTTTCCACTTTCCTGCAAAAGTCTGTCAAAAAGCGGACCGATAAGCCGCGCATGTTCTCTTGAAGCAAGTTCAGGAACAACACCGCCAAAAAGCGCATGAATGGGAACCTGCGACGCCATAACGGAAGCCACAAGTCCGTTTTCGTCAACCAGTGCCAACCCCGTATCGTCACAGGAAGTTTCTATTCCCAAAACAAGCATAAGTCCCTCTAGCCAAAAGCGCTTCTGTACTTCTCGACTTCCCTGACGGAACCGAAAATAAACGGTGTCCGCATATGCACGTGTTCAGGCATGGTTTCAAGAATGCGGTTTCCTTGCCCGTTTACGGCAAGTCCGCCTGCCTGCTCCATTAAAAAAGAAAGAGGGTTTGCTTCGTAAAGCAAACGAAGTTTTCCGTTTTTATTTTTCATGTCAGCAGGGTAACTGTAAATTCCGCCGTACAGCAGCGTTCTGTGAAAATCCGCGACCAATGAACCGACATAACGCAGGGAATACCCGCCATGCGTGAACATATCCACCGCCCTTTGGTCCTCTTTCGCCCATTTGTCATAATTGGCGGCATTGACAGAATAGTATTTGCCCGTTTCGGGAATTTTAATATTTTCATGGGAAAGTAAAAATTCCCCGACACTGGGGTCAAGCGTAAAGCCATAAACCCCATGCCCTGTGGAATAAACAAGCATGGTTGAAGGTCCGTACAGAAAATACCCTGCCGCAACCTGTTCGCTGCCTTTCCGTAAAATGTTTTCTTTTGTCAAGGCTGTGTTATCATCGACACGGTAAATGGAAAAGATAGTGCCGATGCTCACATTCGCTTCAATATTGGAAGAACCGTCGAGCGGGTCGAAAAAAATCACATAATTTCCGCGCTCTCCCGCATTGTCAATGATGACAAGTTCCTCCTCTTCCTCCGAACCCAAAGCGCAAACCACTCCGCAGTTTTTCATGCGGTAAATCATCACGCTGTTTGCAAAATCATCAAGCTTTTGCACCTGTTCGCCTTGGATATTGATATTTCCCGTTCCGCCCAAAATATCCACAAGTCCCGCTTTTGTGACGCTTCTGGAAATGATTTTGGCGGATAAGATCAAATCATGCAAAAGGGAAGTGAATTGTCCGGTAGCGGTGGGCGACCACTTCAATTGCATGGAATGGATATGCTCGATAACACTGATTTCTGCCATGTCAAACCTCAATAAAAAAGTCCGATTCCGGACTTTTTCCATATGTTATTCTTGTCCTTTTTCTTCTATGATACCGTAAATAAGTCTTAATCCGCCATAATACCGTACTATCCACGCCCCTTCATACCTGTCGTTGCTGACAATGTCATAAGACCTGCTTTTCAGCTCTTTTTCCCATTCCAAGGCGAAAGGAGTATCCTCATAGGTATGGTTCCCCACCCAAAAAACGGTGTTTTCCGCTAAAAATACGACATTTGACGGATCACCGACATAAGGAAGCAATGATTTAGGGTCGAACGATACGGCTAAAAATGCTTGAATTTCCCCGCTCATCAGATAAGGGCGAAGCAAAACGATTTCATTGCCCACGGCATTTTCCCTGATGTCCGCGTAAATTTCACGGGATTTCACTTCTTTTTCCGCAATATAATCGAATTGGGCGTAATCCGGAACATAGGAAGGAATAGCGCCTAAAACCTCTCCATAGGGGCTTAATGCATAAATGTGGGAAATCCATGGGAATTTAGAAAACAAACCGGTAATCGCCTGCGCATTGCCAATATCCAAAATGCTGTCAAGTTCGCGTTCTAATTTTGTCAATTCCTTATCAAGACCCGCAAAGGTTTGCGTCAGTCGGCTGTCTATGGGTGAAATCTCCGCAACGGTATAATCGACGACAGCGGGTTTGTTTATATGGGTATAATAAAATCTTCTCGTATCTTTAAAAGTTCTGGAATCCGTTAAAGAAGAACAAGCTGAACATGCCAAAAGAACACACAGACAAATAATTATATTTTTTTTCAAAATCTTCTCCTACTTTGCGCGGATTTCCAAGCGTTCAGCAAGTTTTGTCAATAAATCGGCAACATCGGACCGGGACTTCGGATTTTCTTCGCTTTGCGCTGTCTGCTGAAAATGCGCCTGCTCTGTTTCGTCAATATCATGAGGCATGCTTTCTTGGACGGCGTTTTCTATTTCTGCAAATTCCGGCATGTCATCGCCTTCACTGTCCGCAGGCATATCGAAAGAAAGCATTTCATCCAAACCGTTTTCCGCCACCGGAGCTGTTTCTTCAGTCAAAAGATTTTCCGCCGTTTCGGCAGCTTCCGTGTCTTCCGCCGTATTTTCCGCAAAATCCGCAGCATTTGCTTCCAGTTCCGCAGTATCGGCTTCAAAACCGCCCATATCGGCATTTGCCGCTTCCAGTGTTGACAAATTTTTCGCCATAGTTCCGAAAGAAGTATCCACTAAATCGTCAATGGCGAGCAATTTTGACTTATCTATTTCAATATTGAGTTCGGGAGCGAGCATTTTCACATCGGCAATGCGTTCTTCCAGTTCATCTTTATTGCCGTAGCCTCTTGCCAAGAGTTCCTGGTATATTTCCAATGCGCCCTTGTAATCACCTTGTTCCGCAAGCAAATCCGCCATGCTTTTCGTTCTGAAAGGGGAATTTTCAAGAGGTTCCACCGTAATATTCGCATCTTTGATGAGTTCCGCCAGCGTTTCCTTGGTACTCTTCGTTTTTTCCTGCAAAACTTCTTGCTGTTCCGCAAAATTCACATAATTGTCAACATGTGATTTCGGCAGGACAACCGACAAATCATCTTCTTCGCCGTTTCCGAATGCGGTATCATCTTCCTCATTGCCGGAAAATTTTTCCAAATCCGCAGGATCTTCCGCATGTTCCTGATTTTCAAAAACAGCATCTTGCCGTGCGGTTTGCTGCGCCTCGTTTTGCGGCATGCAGGGTTCAACGCCGGAAACACCGGGGGTTTTCGCAAAAACGTTTTTTCCGATATTTTTCGCAGCATTTACCGTTTCAGCGGAAAAAACAGGGCTTGCGCTTGTTTTTATCGAATTAAGCCCCGCTTCCAAAACCTGCACGATACTCAAGGATTTATTCCGCATAATCGCACTCATGAAACCAAGGGCGACAGTAAAATCGGAGCTTTCATTTTCCGTTATCGCATATTCGCGCCATGCGTCCCAAAAATCCGGATAACTCAAAAACAAGGAAGCCAAACGGGCGACTTCCGCCCCGCATTGGGCTTTACAGCCGCAAATATTCAGCAATTCGATAAGAAAAAGGCGGGCTTCCATAAAATCAGGCTGAATATCAAGACCGCGGCGCAAAACCTCAAACGCCTCATTCATCAAATCCGCATTGTTATCTTCAGTCCCGAGCTCCGCCAAAAGCCGTGCAAGTGGTAAAAACAGCTTTGAATTCGGTTCTAAAGAAACAACTTCTTTATACCATTCCAGTTTCGCATATTTCACTGTTTTATCATCTGCGGACATATTCATACCTTTCATCGAGTTCTTTATAGCACAAACTTATTCACTTAGCAAATCATCTTCCGTTTCGGTCCAAATGGAATGAACAGATTGTTTTTTTTCAAAAACATATAAAATTTCATTTTCACGCACAAAATTCAAACGTTCCCGGACCGCACGCTCGATATAGCCGCTGTCGCTTTGCAAAAGCCTGATTTCTTCGCTCAAAAAGGCGAGTTTCTGCTGAATGGCTTTCAATTCCTGCTGCATACCGGCATAATGTTCCTGCACGCCTTGCCATGAAAAAATGCTCTGTTCGCTGAAAAGCAAACGATAGCCGAGCGTCACGTTCAAAAGCAAAGCGAAACTCAAAAACAATGTTTTCCAAAAAAAAGATAAAGAAACCGTTTTTTTCATAAAATACGCTCTCACACTTCCTTATCATGCATATCGACACAAAACTGATAAAAATAATTATATCCGGAAAGCACGGTAAAAAAGACCGCCGCATACAACAAGACCATGCCTATCAAATGCAAATCCATTCCGAAATAGGGATAATGCAGCATAAGGGGAATAACAGCCAAAATCTGAAATGTCGTTTTCCATTTTCCATACGTGTCGGCAGCCAAAACTATGCCGTAATCCGCGGCGACCGCCCGAAGCCCCGTAACGGCAAGTTCGCGGATGACAATGATATGCACAGTCCAGGAGGGAATCCAATTAAGGGAAGCCAGTTCAATAAGCGTAGTGCAAATAAGGAATTTATCAGCCAGCGGGTCCAAAAATTTGCCGAGGCTCGTCACCTGCCCGTAGCGTCTTGCGATATAACCGTCAATGAAATCGCTTAGCGCCGCAACGACAAAGAGCGCACACGCAATAAAACACGTAAGTTTTGTGGCAAAAGAAAGAAGCATTAAAACAGGGATAATGATAATAATACGAAGAATCGTTATCTTTGTGGCAAGATTAAGATTTTTCATAGAACGCAAAACAAGATAAAAAAGTTCTTTTTTTTGTTTAAGCATAGGAAAACCCACTATCAACCCTAATTAATTTTATTTTTTTTAACATATATTAAAAACTATGGCAAGAATAAAAACAGCACTATTTTTTTTCTTTTTTCAGAGAAAAAACACAAAATGCAAAAGAAAAAGTTTTGTCTTTTTTGGAAAAATACCGTATGGTTGTCATCAGGAGCAAGCATGAATAAGAAATTTCTGCGCATACACCCGCTCGGAGGGCTTGGGGAAATAGGTCTGAACTGTCAAAAATGGGAATGTCCGGAAGGAACGTTCCTTATGGACTGCGGACTTATGTTTCCCGACGACAGCCACTACGGGATCGATGCCGTCATTCCCTCATTCGAATCGTTAATCAACAATAAGGAAAAATTCTTGGGAGTTGTTTTAACCCATGGGCACGAAGACCATATAGGGGCGTTGCCATGGCTTTTGCGTATCGTTAAAAATATCGATATTTACGGCTCCGCCTTTACGCTTGCTTTGGTCAAACACAAACTCACAGAACGGGGACTGCTTGAAAGGGCGAACCTTATCCTTGTGGAAACCTATGATGTCATAACCATCGGTTCGCTTAAGTTTCAGGCGATTCCTGTCTGTCATTCCATTCCGGGCGGTTATGCCTATTTTATTGAAAGCCCCATTGGAAAAATAGCATACACGGGCGATTTCAAACTTGATGAATTTTCTGAAGAATATCCCCTTGAAAACACCTGCGCACTGCAATCCGATTTAAAAGATTTCGCAAAAGACGGAATAAAGCTTTTGCTTTCAGACTCCACAAACATAGAAAACCGCAGACATTCCGCTTCCGAAAGCATGGTCAGGGAAGGGCTTGACAAAATTTTTACGCAAACCAAAGGCCGTATCATCATTGCGCTTTTCGCAAGCCATATCCAACGTATCGGCACGGTTTTCGAATTGGCGAAGAAACATGGAAAACACGTCATCATCAGCGGACGGAGCCTTGCAACAAATATCAATATCGCCAATGAGCTCGGTTACCTGACATCGGAAAATTATTATGTTGAAAACGATGAAACCATAACGGAACTTTCGCGTGAAAACACTATTGTTCTTGCAACCGGCACGCAAGGGGAAGCCCTTTCCGCCCTGACCCGCATTTCTTCCGGAGAGCACAAGCGCCTCGCCCTGCATGAAGGGGACACTGTCATCATGTCTTCCCGGACTATCCCGGGTAACGCAAAAGCCGTATCCCGCATGATCAACCAAATGTACAAACAAGGGGCGACGGTGTACAATGACGACCGGTTCACCATTCATGCCACCGGACACGCCTGCCATGCCGAACTCAAAACAATTTTGGAACTGGCGAAACCTGAACATTTCATCCCGCTGCACGGCGAATACCGGCATTTATCACAACATGCCGCTTTAGCGAAACAAGTCGGCATTGAACACTGCCACCTTTTGGAAGACGGACAGCCTATCTGCTTTTACGGTGACAATACTTTTGAAATCGAGAAAAGCGAACCCGTGGACTTTGTGCTTGTTGACGGAAAAGGCGTCGGCGATGTGGGGCGTTTGGTTTTGAAAGAACGAAGAGTCCTATCCAACGAAGGCATTCTGATCGTATCGATTGTCCTCGCCGAAGAAACGAACGCCGTTCTTTCGGGTCCGTTTGTCCTGTCCCACGGTTTCGTGTTCGAGCAGCAGTTCAATCATTACCTGCAGGACGCCCAGTGTCTTGTGCTGGAACAACTGGAAATGCCCGACAGCAAAAACCGCGACAAATTGCCGGAAATGATCCGCATAGCGTTAAGAAGATTTTTCCGCGATATTCTCGGCAGAGAACCCATTATCGAAACCATCATTCATACTGTTTAGCCTCCTCCGTCATTCCCGGAGGAAAAATCTTGACGAGCGGATATTTTTTGGTGCAGTATGAGCGAAAGAAAATTTTTTTTTAACTCTCTATACTTTTATGCAATGTTGCCGATGTATAAAGTAGCTTGAATTATGTAATTTCTTGAAAGGGGATATTTATGAGCCAAACGCAAGAAATAAATTCCAACAATAAAGAACCTGACAACAAGATATTGCAGCTGGTATCTTTCAAACTCGGGGAAGAAGAATTTGCCGTCGATATTTTGATTGTCAACGACATCATACGCCTTGTGCCGATTACTCCCGTTCCCCATGCGCCCCATTTTATCGAAGGTGTCATTAATTTACGCGGACGTATCCTGCCGGTTGTGAGCTTCAGAAAACGTTTCCACATGCCGGAAGTCGAACAGACCAACCAAACAAGAATTATCGTCATGGTTTGGGAAAATCAGCTTGTCGGTTTTTTGGTCGATTCCGTTTCCGAAGTTTTGAGAATACCTTCCAATACGGTTGAAAGCGCTCCGCCGGTTATCGCGGGGGTCGGTGCGGAATATATTGAAGGTGTTGGAAAAATTGACGATAATTTACTTATTTTATTGAACATGAACTTTTTATTTTCAAACACCCAAGTATCGCAGCTCGATATGCCTACAATAGCATAAAAACCGCCTGTACAGCAATTTTTGACATATTGATAAAGGAAAAGCACGTATTATTCGTGCTTTTCAATTTTTAACCGCTCTTCATATTCCGGAATTATTTTTATTTCCAGCGTTCCCTCGCTCTTATCCACATGCACCAACCCCTTTGCGGCATTCTTCATGGGGCGGATGAATTTGGCATAACTGTACTGGACATATCCTTTTTCCTGCGTTTTCGCCCAGCTTTTCAAAAGAGCCAAAGCCCCTGCTTCCTGCATGGTCCGGGGCGGAATTTCCTGCTTCGCATGGTCGCGTTTGATAAGCACATGGGCGGATGTTCCCTCCGCAATATGCACCCATATGTCATACGGCGATGCCATTTTTAAAACCAAGCCGTTTCCCTTCGTATCACGTCCCCGCAAAATCATGAAGCCGTCAGAACTGCGAAACACCTGCACTTCTTTCGGGTATTTGCTTATTGCTTTGCTTTTTTCATTTTTTATTGCGGCTTCTTGGCTGAATTTTGCCTTTTTATTGACATTCTTTATTTTTCCAAGCAAACCGTATTCAAAAACAGGCTGTTTCTCCCCTTTTTTCTTTGTTTCTTTTATGCTTGCGCCTGCGTCTTCTTCCCAAATCTTATCCAGCACATTCTGCTTTTCCCGTTCCAATTCCTGCCTGCGCCTGACCAAATGCTCAAGCCCGCGTATGCCCCGTGCCGCCGCATGGAAATAGCCGTGCATGTTTTCACGCACGGTTTTGGCTTTATCAAGAACAATTTTCACTTCCTCGCCCGCATAGTCTTCAAGAATAACGTATTCAGCTTTATAATCAGCTGCGAACCGATACAAATTCGCCTGCAGAAGAAGGGCTTCATCTTTTTTTTGAACAAGACGCGCGAGCCTTTCCTCCTCTTCCGCAAGTTTTATCTCAAGACGGGCAAGACGCTTCAATTGAGCTTGGAATTGTTTTATCGTTCCCGCGGAATTTTGCTTTTGCAGTTTCGCTAAAACCATATCTCCGATATATGAAAAAGCTTCAAGAGCATTTTCAAAAACAAGCTCGTTCGCAGCTTGCAGCCCGCTGATATTTTTCAATAATTCCTGAGGAATTTTCCATGCGCTCAACAAGAACGCGTCATCGTTTCTGGCGAACCGCAACGGATTGTTTTCTGCCGATTGGTTTACTCTTAACTGCCTTGAATTTTGCGTATATACAAAAACATCACCTCCGCCGTACTGCAAATCGGCATATAAGGCGGCTTGCTCCTCTTCGGCGAGGTAAGGCAATGTTTTTCTTAAAAAAGGCGTAAGCGTTTGGTATTCTTTCCAAACATCCTTATCTTGAATCCGGCGCAATTGTGAAAAATCAGCCCAGTACGAATCAAAATTCCCATCAGACAAAGCCGGACTGAGCGTATAAGACGCTTCAAAATCAAAATAACCGCCTGCGGGCGAACAAAGGGCGTTTTCCGGGCACTCGAAATGCAATTCAATCCCATGCCTTAAGTCAAGAGAAACCCAGCAATCCGAAACTTCCAAAATGATTTTCCGCTCCAGCCAATTCGCAGCGGCGGTTTTTATGTGCTTTCCCGCCAAATGCTTCCGCAAACGCATGACAAAAGCGGGAGGTTCATCATTTTTCGTTATACGGCTGTGGCTTAAAAATAAAAACGCCTCTTTACCCTCTTTATATGTCAAATAATGCTTTCGGTCCGCAAAGACATTTGTTTTCAATGTATCTTTAGCAGAAGCGGAATTTTTTTGCTGAACGTTTGCAAGTCCGTATAAAGAGAACGTGATGACGCCGTCCGCGGCTTGATAAATTTTTTCTATTCTGGAACCGATCAAAGCCGGCAATAAGTCTTCACAAAAACGGCGAAAAAGGTGTGCGTCCACGGCTTCCTCACAAAGTCAAAAAAAAAGCTCTTTTATAATCATAAAAGAGCCATATATTTTTAGCTGCCTTGAATGTCTTCACCCTCTTCCTGACGGGCTTTGCAGTCAACGCACAAAGTTGTCACAGGCCGGGCTTTCAAACGGGCAACCCCGATCTCTTCTCCGCATTCTTCACAAATTCCGTATGTACCGCTTTCAATACGCTGCTGAGCTTCATATATTTTATGAATAAGACGGCGTTCTCTGTCTCGAATGCGCAAAGTAAAGGAACGATCGGACTCCACAGACGCCCTGTCCGTAGGGTCGGCATAGCTGCTTGGGCTTTCGGTCAGATCTTCCAATGTGGAATCGCCGTTTTGCTGTGCTTCGACAAGCATTTGGTCAAGCAGTTTTTTAAAAAACTCTAAATCGTCAGGTGTCAAAGTTCCTCCTCTCAATGCTAGTAATCCTAACATGAATTATTGGCATTAAATTTAGCCTCGTTTACGCTGTTTTTAATTCTTTGTAAAGCAAAATATTCCCTGCCAAACGCCGGATCATTCCTCGATAAAAGACAATAACGCCTTTTCAAGCAAAGCGAAATCACAGCATGTTCCATAATCGATAATGCTGTCGTTGCGGTAGGAAAGGAAAGGAATTTTCGCAGCCCGCGCAGTTTGCATATCCATGGAACTGTCCCCGATGAAAAGGACCTGATGGGGTTCCAAACCCCATTTGGACAAAATTTTCACTGCGCCGTCGGGGGAAGGTTTGGGTTCGCAATAACGGACAGTCATTATGGGATCGAAATATCCGCCCATTTCCAGCCTTTCCAGCATATAATCGATAGGTCCCGTCCTGTTGGTATGGATACCCAAAAGAAATTTTCCCGAAAGGGCTTTTAAAAGCGGCACCAAATTTTCCGAAGCTTGAATCATGGGTTCAATATCACGGGCATAAGAAATTTCCCTGACGGCAATATGCATTTGCTCCCGCAAAGGCTCGGGGGTGATATGCTCAAGGGCTTGGGCAGCCGTGCTCATTTGGCAATATTCCCTTTGTTCCGCATTCAATTCCGGCAAACCTAATTTTTTTCGTATCGCATTATAAAAAGCCATATTCGCTTCAACGGAGTCAACCAAAACACCGTCACAGTCAAAAATCACCCCTTTAGGAATACCTTTGCAGTTTTCTTCAATAAATTCAATTAATTGTTCTAATTTCATACATTGTTGGCAACACATATATTATCCTATTTTTTTGCCACAATAAAAATATACTCGTTTTTTTTGCAGCATTTCTCCAATTTGCCAGTTATATAATACATCAAAACATTTTTATCAAGTCTATAATAAGAATGATTATCATCTTCAGTAATTTTTTGTCCCGATTCGGCTATTTCCTCCGCCATGGCTTCATCATTAATATAATAGGCTGAAACGTCCTGCGTAAAAAATAAAAACGCAGGCAAAAGCTGTTTCCACGAAAAAAGCACGTCTTCGACACAATAGGAAGACTGCACGACATACTCGTTTTCATCCAATAAATCTTTAAGTTTCCGCTCTTGTTCCAGCAAAGCTTCATTCGCTCGCGCCAATTCCAAATACAGCGCCTCATTATGATATGCGATAAGCAAAATACGCTGCGCAAGCTCCTGCATATTCTCTTCCTGAGCCTGCGAAGCCTTTTCCCCCGAAAATTCCTGCAAAGCACATTGTTCATCATAAGAGAGCGCTTCAACGCTTTGCATCTGGAAATTGACAGTATCAAGCAAAGAGCCGTTCTTTTCCTTTGCCAGCCGGGCGGTATTTTCCTGTAAATCCTTAAGATACTGCAAGGCGTATTGCCTGTTCCAGCAAAAAGCGGGACAAGCCGCATAGGCTTTGCTGTTTTGCCCTGTCGGGTCAAGCGCTTTCACGCTGCCGCCGGGTAAAAATTCCTCATGCATGCGGGGTATTGCGACAATTTCCTGATAATCTTCCAAAGCCATACTTTTTCCTTTTTCGTACACAATATAATGAAATTTCAATCACACGCAAGCCGGCGCTACAATCTCAAAAACCGCTTTGCTCATATATTTCCCTTGCAAAATAAAGAAAATCGCATTTTTTTGCAAGGAATTATGCACAGACTGCATAGCCACGAGCCGGATTGTCCCCGGCATTGCCTGCACAAAATCCATATAGCACGCACATTTGGCGACAGTCACTAACGAAGCGTTTTTTTTCAAAAATTTTTCGCCAAATGAAAAAAACAAATTCAGCACGGTTTCATCACCAAACAAGGCTTTGTTTCTCAATGCAAAAACGCTGTGCAGTTTGCTGTCCGCCTTGTACCACGGCGGATTTGTGATAACAAGGTCAAATAAACGGGGATTTTTAAACGTTCCTCCGTCTTGCTGCCTCAAAAGCGGAAGCTTATCAAGAAAAACCGTTTCAAGCACAAATTTTTGCACCGAAGCGACACTTTCCTTTTGGAAAATATCCGTTTGAAATACGAAAAAGTTTTTTTCATGCTCGAAAAGTTTCGCATTATACTTGGCGGCCTGATACAATTCCTCTTCTTTTTCAATGCCGACAACCATTAAATAAGGATACCATTCCGGATACAGTTCTTTAAAAAACTGCAAAACCAATATGCCGATGACTCCGCACCCGCAGCCGACATCCATAATCAAATAAGGATCTTTTACTTTCTTTTTCTGCAGTTCCTGCACGATGAGAGAGCAGGCGAAACGTACGGCGCAAACGGCATCGGAGCTGAAACGGTAACTTCCTTCCGGTTGATAAAAATCCATATTCCCTCAAATATAAAAGTATTGCCAAAGTATACTAAGCTCTTTATACTATTGCAAATTAATTTATCGGACAGCGTATGTTCAGGGCAGACTTACACATTCATTCCCGCTTTTCAAGGGCGACATCGAAAAATCTTACGTTAAGAAACCTTGCGAGCCACGCCTGTATTAAAGGCATTCACTTTCTCGGAACGG
This window encodes:
- a CDS encoding chemotaxis protein CheW, producing the protein MSQTQEINSNNKEPDNKILQLVSFKLGEEEFAVDILIVNDIIRLVPITPVPHAPHFIEGVINLRGRILPVVSFRKRFHMPEVEQTNQTRIIVMVWENQLVGFLVDSVSEVLRIPSNTVESAPPVIAGVGAEYIEGVGKIDDNLLILLNMNFLFSNTQVSQLDMPTIA
- a CDS encoding HAD family hydrolase gives rise to the protein MCCQQCMKLEQLIEFIEENCKGIPKGVIFDCDGVLVDSVEANMAFYNAIRKKLGLPELNAEQREYCQMSTAAQALEHITPEPLREQMHIAVREISYARDIEPMIQASENLVPLLKALSGKFLLGIHTNRTGPIDYMLERLEMGGYFDPIMTVRYCEPKPSPDGAVKILSKWGLEPHQVLFIGDSSMDMQTARAAKIPFLSYRNDSIIDYGTCCDFALLEKALLSFIEE
- the dksA gene encoding RNA polymerase-binding protein DksA yields the protein MTPDDLEFFKKLLDQMLVEAQQNGDSTLEDLTESPSSYADPTDRASVESDRSFTLRIRDRERRLIHKIYEAQQRIESGTYGICEECGEEIGVARLKARPVTTLCVDCKARQEEGEDIQGS
- a CDS encoding NFACT RNA binding domain-containing protein, with translation MDAHLFRRFCEDLLPALIGSRIEKIYQAADGVITFSLYGLANVQQKNSASAKDTLKTNVFADRKHYLTYKEGKEAFLFLSHSRITKNDEPPAFVMRLRKHLAGKHIKTAAANWLERKIILEVSDCWVSLDLRHGIELHFECPENALCSPAGGYFDFEASYTLSPALSDGNFDSYWADFSQLRRIQDKDVWKEYQTLTPFLRKTLPYLAEEEQAALYADLQYGGGDVFVYTQNSRQLRVNQSAENNPLRFARNDDAFLLSAWKIPQELLKNISGLQAANELVFENALEAFSYIGDMVLAKLQKQNSAGTIKQFQAQLKRLARLEIKLAEEEERLARLVQKKDEALLLQANLYRFAADYKAEYVILEDYAGEEVKIVLDKAKTVRENMHGYFHAAARGIRGLEHLVRRRQELEREKQNVLDKIWEEDAGASIKETKKKGEKQPVFEYGLLGKIKNVNKKAKFSQEAAIKNEKSKAISKYPKEVQVFRSSDGFMILRGRDTKGNGLVLKMASPYDIWVHIAEGTSAHVLIKRDHAKQEIPPRTMQEAGALALLKSWAKTQEKGYVQYSYAKFIRPMKNAAKGLVHVDKSEGTLEIKIIPEYEERLKIEKHE
- a CDS encoding ribonuclease J, which translates into the protein MNKKFLRIHPLGGLGEIGLNCQKWECPEGTFLMDCGLMFPDDSHYGIDAVIPSFESLINNKEKFLGVVLTHGHEDHIGALPWLLRIVKNIDIYGSAFTLALVKHKLTERGLLERANLILVETYDVITIGSLKFQAIPVCHSIPGGYAYFIESPIGKIAYTGDFKLDEFSEEYPLENTCALQSDLKDFAKDGIKLLLSDSTNIENRRHSASESMVREGLDKIFTQTKGRIIIALFASHIQRIGTVFELAKKHGKHVIISGRSLATNINIANELGYLTSENYYVENDETITELSRENTIVLATGTQGEALSALTRISSGEHKRLALHEGDTVIMSSRTIPGNAKAVSRMINQMYKQGATVYNDDRFTIHATGHACHAELKTILELAKPEHFIPLHGEYRHLSQHAALAKQVGIEHCHLLEDGQPICFYGDNTFEIEKSEPVDFVLVDGKGVGDVGRLVLKERRVLSNEGILIVSIVLAEETNAVLSGPFVLSHGFVFEQQFNHYLQDAQCLVLEQLEMPDSKNRDKLPEMIRIALRRFFRDILGREPIIETIIHTV